The following are encoded in a window of Microcaecilia unicolor chromosome 7, aMicUni1.1, whole genome shotgun sequence genomic DNA:
- the SUMO1 gene encoding small ubiquitin-related modifier 1 yields MSDQEAKPSTEDLGDKKEGEYIKLKVIGQDSSEIHFKVKMTTHLKKLKESYCQRQGVPMNSLRFLFEGQRISDHHTPKELGMEEEDVIEVYQEQTGGHSKV; encoded by the exons GAAGCCAAACCTTCGACTGAAGACTTGGGAGACAAGAAAGAAGGGGAGTATATCAAACTGAAGGTCATTGGCCAG GACAGTAGTGAAATCCATTTCAAGGTGAAAATGACAACACATCTCAAGAAGCTCAAAGAATCATACTGTCAAAGACAG gGTGTTCCAATGAACTCACTCAGGTTTCTCTTCGAAGGTCAAAGAATTTCTGATCATCATACCCCAAAAGAG CTGGGAATGGAAGAGGAAGATGTGATTGAAGTCTATCAGGAACAAACAGGGGGACACTCGAAAGTCTAA